From a region of the Mauremys mutica isolate MM-2020 ecotype Southern chromosome 12, ASM2049712v1, whole genome shotgun sequence genome:
- the LOC123346852 gene encoding olfactory receptor 14A16-like has protein sequence MSNRTTMTEFLLLGFSDVWELQILHFVVFLVIYLAALMENLLIFMAIAFDYHLHTPMYFFLMNLSVLDLGSISVIVPKSMANSVMDTRSISYAGCVAQVFFFVFLVGADFSLLTVMAYDRYVAICQPLHYERMMNIRACVKMAAGAWISGILYSVLHTGNTFAFIFCGGNMVDQFFCEIPQLLKLACSDTYLSEVGVLVFSVCLLLGCFVFIIVSYVKIFKSVLRIPSEQGRHKALSTCLPHLTVVSLFVCTAIFVYLKPTSSSPSALDLVVAVLYSVLPPILNPIIYSMRNKEMKAALRRLTGCR, from the coding sequence atgtccaaccgaaccaccatgaccgagttccttctcctgggattctctgatgtttgggagctgcagattttgcactttgtggtgtttctagtgatttaCCTGGCAGCCCTGATGGAGAATCTTCTTATCTTCATGGCCATAGCCTTCGACtaccaccttcacacccccatgtacttcttcctgatgaatctgtccGTCCTAGACCTTGGCTCCAtctctgtcattgtccccaaatccatggccaactccGTCATGGACACCAGGTCCATTTCCTATGCTGGATGTGTTGCCCAAGTTTTTTTCTTCGTCTTCTTGGTGGGAGCGGATTTTTCTCTTCTCACCGTTATGGCCTACGACAgatatgtcgccatctgccaaccactgcactatgagagaaTGATGAATATCAGAGCTTGTGTCAAAATggcagctggtgcctggatcagTGGGATTCTCTACTCTGTGCTACACACCGGGAACACATTTGCATTTATcttctgtggaggcaacatggtggatcagttcttctgtgaaatcccccagctacTCAAGCTCGCCTGCTCCGACACATATCTTAGTGAAGTTGGGGTTCTTGTCTTTAGTGTGTGTTTACTCTTAGGctgctttgtttttattattgtgtCATATGTTAAGATCTTCAAATCAGTGCTCAGAATCCCCTCTGAACAAGGCCGGCATAAAGCCCTATCAACCTGCCttcctcacctcactgtggtctccCTGTTTGTTTGCACTGCCATCTTTGTttacctgaaacccacctccagctccccaTCTGCTCTGGATCTCgtggtggctgttctctattcCGTATTGCCACCAATCTTGAATCCAAttatctacagcatgaggaacaaggagatgaaAGCTGCCCTGAGGAGACTGACTGGGTGTAGGTAA